In the genome of Chroococcidiopsis sp. TS-821, the window GGAGGACGCACAATCAGGATCGGCGGACTGTTTCAGCTAGGAACATCATTCGGTGCTGATGGTAATTTAATCACCAGCGATTTAAATTTTTTCCGTTTATTTAATCAAGACGGACGAAACCTCGGACTTATTGACCTAGGTTTAGTCAAACTCAAACCAGGAACAAACACTGAAGTTGTGCTTGAAAAGCTGCGTAGTTCTATAACGCAAAAAGATATCAGAATACTGTCTAAGCAAGAATTTATCGATTTTGAAAAATCTTATTGGGCAAGTAGTACAGCAATCGGCTTTATCTTTACTTTAGGCACAATCATGGCGTTTGTCGTTGGAACTGTGATTGTTTATCAAATATTGTACAGTGAAATCGCCGATCACTTACCCGAATACGCAACGCTTAAAGCCATAGGATATACGCATTTTTACTTATTAATTGTTGTTTTTCAACAAGCTTTAATTCTAGCAGCTTTAGGTTATTTACCTGGATTTGCCTTTGCAATGTTTCAGTACAACATAGTACAAAAAGAAACGCTTCTACCAATCGCAATGACCGTTAGCCGAGCCTTATTAGTCCTATTTTTGACAGTTGTGATGTGCTGCGTATCGGGAGTAATCGCTATCCGTAAATTGCGGGCGGCTGATCCAGCAGATATTTTTAGCTAGTCGGTAATCTATGCAATACCCAGTTCTGAAAATTCAATCTCTCAATCACTACTACGGTAAAGGCGTTTTGCAAAAGCAAACGTTATTTGATATTAATTTAGAAATTGGTGCAGGAGAGTTTGCGATTATTACAGGACAATCAGGATCGGGAAAAACCACATTACTTAGTTTGATTGGTGGTTTGCGTTCTGTACAATCTGGAAGTATTCAGTTTCTCGGTCAAGAATTGTCTGGTGCGAGTCAGCAAAAGCTAGCACAACTGCGACGCCAAATCGGTTATATCTTTCAAGCACACAACTTACTAGGGTTTCTCACAGCACAGCAAAATGTACAAATGGCTGCGCAAGTCAACAACATTTCGATGCAAACAGCGCGATCGCGATCGCAAACCATTCTCCAAGCCGTCGGATTAGGCGATCGCCTCAATTACTACCCCGAAAATCTCTCTGGCGGACAAAAACAACGCGTTGCGATCGCTAGGGCTTTAGTCAACCAACCTAAACTTGTCTTAGCTGACGAACCGACAGCATCTTTAGATAGCAAATCTGGTCGCGCTGTTGTTGAATTGATGCAGCATCTTGCTCAAGAACAAAGCTGTACGATTGTCATGGTGACACACGATAATCGCATTTTAGACGTGGCTGACCGGATTATTCATATGGAAGATGGTCGCTTAAGCGACAATAATCGCTTCACATCAGATACGCACCAATTAATTCATTTTGATTCATAAAGACAAAAGCCCCTCTTTCAACCAAACGTTCATCTAAAAAGGTGCGACTTGCAATTATACTCACCCCTACAATAACCAAGAAGTTACACATAACCTATACACTAATTACCCTTTTTAAAAACTTGTTCTTTGTATTTATGTGAGAAACTATCTACAAAGATTTAAAAGGTAGTGCCTTTTGAAAGATTTTCTCTAAATTTTCACTTCAAAGCTTAGAAGATCTTGATTTCGTAGTATTTAATACAGTTTCTTTAAAAAAAAGGTCTTACTAGCTAATTCAAAATTATTTCACTATCTAAATTAGAAATAACGTTACTTGCGAATACCGTACGTATCAACCGCTTAAGAATAAATTAATATTTGGCATTGGCAACCAACTATTTTACCTTCTCAATATGCTGTAAAGTCTTTACCAGTTTAAAAATCATGAATACAGTCTTAATAGATCATCCTCGGCATCGTCACCTACCTAGTAAACCAGAGAATAAGCTTTATCCTGCACTGCGAAAATCAGCTGGGCATGAAGTTCATTCAACGCGCCAAGGAAGGTTAGTCGCCGATGTTCAAATTCGGGGAATTTTACGTATATATTCACAAAAACGAAATGACGAACAGCTAACACCAATAATTGCTGATTACCCTGTTATTGGTAGTAACATTGTTGAAGCGGTACGCTACGTTGAGCCAAAGCAAAGTGACGATAAAGGGCTAGTTTGGATTAACAAAAAGCAATATTTTAAAAACGTACCATCACAAGTTTGGAACTACAGTGTTGGCAACTATCAAATTTGTCAAAAATGGCTCAAAGATCGCGAAGGGTGTTATCTCAGCAGTAAAGACATTCGCCAATATCAGCGGATTATAACTGCATTGAACGAAATGATCGAGCTAATGGCAGGAATTGAGGCAGTATTTCAGCCTGGCTCAAAAAAAGAACAATTATTTATCGCCGCTCATCAATAAGGCAAGGCTAAAGCATGGTTTCATCGCAACACAAAACTTCAGATGTGACAATACCTCGTCCGCCAGTTGCTCAAGGCGTACCACCGCAGGTCAAAATTCTGCAAATGATGAATGCCTATCGACTTGCGCAGTCAATTTCTGTAGCAGCGAAGTTGGGTATTGCAGATTTATTGACACAACCGCAGAGTATCACAGCGTTAGCCCAAGCAACTGCAACGCACGAACAGTCACTGTATCGGTTGTTAAGAGTACTTGCTAGTTTTGATATCTTCACCGAAGACGCAAACGGCTTATTTCACCTGACACCCAGAGGTGCATTACTGCAAAGCAACATTTCCAATTCGCTACGAGACTATGCGATTGTCGTTGGTGAAAAGTGGCACTGGCGGATGTGGGGAGGTATTCTGCACAGTATTAAAACCGGCGAACCTGCTTTTGACCATCTTTTCGGGATGGAGTTTCAAGAATACTACCAGCAAAATCCTGAAGTTGCCAAAAACTTTGATGGAGCGATGGTCAGCGCCCTAGCAATGACCGATGTTGCCATTTTAGCTAATTATGACTTCACAGCATTCGAGCGCGTTGTAGATATTGGCACAGGAAGTCAAGGCGACGGCAAACTCATTGCTTCGATATTGAAAAACAATCCATCACAACAAGGAGTTTACTTCGACACTCCAACACGTATCGAACAAGTAAAACGGCTGATTGAAGTAACAGAATTAAGCGATCGCACTCAACTTGTCACCGGAGATGTTTTTCAATCATTTCCCCCTGATGGCGATCTTTACATCATCAAAAACCTGATTCACGACTACGACGACGATCGCGCGATCGCTATTCTCAAAAACTGCCGCCAAGCGATCGCCACACATGGCAAACTGTTACTCATCGAGATGGTTATCCCGCCAGGTAACGAACCATCCCTAGGCAAAATCCTAGACGTAGAAGCACTCCTCATGAGTAGAGGTGCCATTGAACGCACCCAAGAACAATATCAACAACTTCTCGCCGCCGCCGGTTTTCAACTCACCAACATTATCTCATCGCGCTCTCCCATGAGCATCATCGAGTCGATACCAACATAACCTCTCTTTATCTACCCTGCGGGAAGGCTACGCCAATGTGGTTCGTTCACTCTTTGAAACCACAATCTAAAACTCACCAATAAACCAACATGACTACACTCACCAACAACCAAACAATCACAACAATTTCCCAAGACGCCGATCTTGTCACTCTCATCAACGTCTTCATCGTCGAACCAGAAAACCAACAATTACTCGTCGATTTATTAGTAAAAGCAACAGAAGAAGTCATGTGCAAACTTCCTGGCTTCATCTCAGCCAACATCCACAAAAGCTTAGACGGCAAACGAGTCACAAACTACGCGCAATGGAGAAGTGTAGAAGACTTTCGCGGCATTTTTAATAATCCCGAAGCCGTATCACATATGCCCGCGATCGGCAAAATCGCCCAATCCGATCCTACACTTTACGAAATTTGCTACATCAAAAAGTCTTAGCAGTATTTAAAACGGTCAACACCCTGAAGAGAATGTGTTAATGCCCCTCAAAGTAGCTCAAAAGTCCTCATTTAGGAGGCAGAATTCCACACTAACAAAGAGGGATGTCATGTCTCAAGTCAATCTCAAAACAAAACCCAAAAAACCTCCCATAGCCCTGATTCAAGCAATGATGAATATTACCAGTTCATTGCAGAATTTCAGAGCCAAAATGATGCCACCACAAGTGGCAATGGTAGAAATGATCAACGCATACCAAGTATCGCAAGCAATACACGTTGCAGCCAAACTAGGAATTGCTGACTTATTAAAAGATCGAGCTAAAAACAGCAGCGAACTAGCCCAGCTAACTGGTATGCACGAACCATCACTTTATCGCTTGTTGCGATCGCTTGCCAGTTTTGGCATCTTTGCTGAAGACGAAGATGGGCGCTTCAATTTAACACCACTAGCCGCAACGTTACAAACTGACACCCCCAACTCGGTACGTGCTTGGGCAATTATGTCTGGTGAAAAATGGCACTGGGATTTGTGGGGAAACTTAATCGAAAGCGTCAAAACAGGTAAAACAGCCGTTGAACATACCTTTGGCAAACCGAATATATTCGAGTATTTTGTCCAAAATCCGCAAGCGGGCAATAACTTTGACGAGGCAATGACTAATTTAGCCTCAATGAATAATAGTGCGATCGCCACAGGATACGATTTTTCAGGAATTTCTAAATTAGTTGATATCGGCGGCGGTTACGGCAGTCATTTGTCAACAATTCTCAAAGCTTATCCCGCAATCAAAGGCGTTTTATTCGATCAACCCTCTGTAATTACAGGTGCGAAAGAGTTTATCGAAGTCAATGGACTTGCAGATCGTTGCGAATTAGTTGCAGGTGACTTTTTCCAATCAGTACCATCTGGCGGTGATGCTTACCTACTCAAAACCGTAATCCACGACTGGGATGAACCCCAAGCGATCGCCATTCTCAAAAACTGTCGCCGCGCCATGGCAGAACACAGCAAGCTATTGCTAGTAGAAGCCGTTCTTCCCCCAGGAAACACGCCGTATTTCGGCAAACTTCTAGACTTAGAAATGCTCACCACCTCTGGCGGACGCGAACGTACCGAAGCAGAATATCGCACGCTTTTTGACGCCGCAGGTTTCAAACTCACAAAAGTTTTTGCCACAGCATCCCCCTGGAAAGTAATTGAGGGTGTTGGTGTTAGCTAGGAAACAAAAATGACAACGACAACAAATACCGCTATGCCACCAGATTTACCTCCACAAGTGGCAATGATGCAAATGTTAGGGGGTTTGCGGGTAGCGCGATTGATCTACGCCGCTGCTGAATTGGGAATTGCTGACTTGCTAGCTGATGGTTCCAAAAGCATCGATGAATTAGCGCAAGCAACTGATACTCATGCGCCATCACTGTATCGATTAATGCGATCGCTTGCTAGTGTAGGCATTTTTTCTGAGTACGAGCGCTGCTTTAGCTTAACGCCTTTGGCTGAGTTTCTTCAAAGTGATACACCTGATTCTGTTCGCGCTGCGGTCAAGTTTTTTGGTCAAGATTGGCACTGGAATGTTTGGGAAAATCTGCACTACAGCGTTCAAACAGGCAAACCCGCATTTGAGCATCTCTACAAACAAGGATTATTTGAATATTACCAAGATCCTGAAGTCGCGCGCGTTTCTAGCGAGTCTAAAGCAAGTATTTCACAACGTGCAGCGCAGTCACTCCTAGCAAATTACGACTTTTCGTCGATGCACAAGGTAGTGGATATTGGAATTTATGCAAGTGCTAGCACAATTGTTGCACTTTTGCAAGCAAATCCTACATTGCAAGGGGTACTTTTTGATTTTCCCTCGGCGATCGCGGCGGCGACGCCAGCAATTGAATCCGCCCAAATCGGCGATCGCGCTCAACTTGTTGGAGGTAACTGTCTAGATGCAGTACCGAGTGGTGGTGATGCCTACATTTTGATGTTTGTCGTTCACAACTGGGACGACGATCGCGCAGTGCAACTGCTAAAAAACTGTCGCGAGGCGATGACAGCTGACGGTAAACTGCTCATCGTAGAAATGATTATGCCTCCTGGTAATGCGCCATTTGTGGGCAAGTTAATCGACTTAGAATCGTTACTCACAACGCCTGGCGGTTACGAACGCACCGAAGCGCAATACCGATCGCTTTTAGAAGCCGCTGGATTTAAAGTAACGCGCATTATCCCTACACAAACCGCCAATAGCATCATCGAAGCTGTACGCGCTTGAATCAAGGAGCTATTTTTAATGGTTGTTCAAACAAAACCAGCATCACAATTTCAATCGGCAGAGGAGATGCCTGGTAGCTTTGGTAAGCTATTTGGAGGTGAGACAAAAGAGCTATTTAGAGACGAAGAACTGTTTTACTGGGAACACTTTCAGCGTTATGGTTCAATTTTTAAATCGCGCATCTTTGGCAAAAATTTCGCCTTTTTGATTGGTCCTGATGCTAATCGCTTAGTATTAGCAGAAAAAGCCGATTGTCTTTCTGCACGGTTAGGTTGGATTTTTTTAGAACCTATTTTTGGTAAAGGTTTACTGTTGCAAGATGGTGCCGAACACCAAGCAACGCGCCGCTTAATGTACCCTGCAATGCACGGGCGATCGCTTGCGAATTACTTCAACACAATCCAAGAAATTGTCGATGAATTTTTTGCAGATTGGACACCAGGAAAGACAATTTCCCTTATTGAAGAGTTTACCAATCTTTCAACAACAATTGCAATTCGCTTGATATTGGGAACAGAAACTGATAGCGAATTTACTGAAGCGATGCAGTATTTTTTAGCAATGCTCACGGGGCGACGCGCAAAGCTCAAACTTGATATTCCGCAAACTGTATACGGGCGATCGCAGCAAGCAAGACGCAACTTACAAGCTTTTTTACGGCGCAAAATTGCCCAACGCAAGCAACAAGGAGCGCTACAAGAGTCCCGCGACTTTTTAGGATTGCTACTCGCGGCTGTTGATGAAAATGGCAACTCTTTAAGTGAATCAGATATCATCGACCAACTGCTGATGGTACTCTTTGCCGGACATGAAAATCCGGCGGTACTTCTTTCGTGGTTAATGTTTGAATTAGTAGCGCATCCAGAGTGGCGCGATCGCCTCCGCAACGAATACGCCCAAGTTGTCGGAAATGAACCCCTCAACTTATCGCATCTCAAACAACTTTCTCAAACGAGTTACGCGCTAAAAGAGGTAGAACGCCTGTATCCTCCTGTACAAAATATCTCGCGTGGCGTTGTCAAAGATATTCATTATGCAGGTTACTGCATTCCCGCAGGCTGGTACGTGGATATTTCCCCACTGCTAACGCATCGTCTTCCAGAAATTTACACCGATCCCGATTGCTTCGACCCCGATCGCTTTGCGCCACCACGCGAAGAAGATAAAAAGCACCCCTTCGCCTTAGTTGGCTTTGGTAGTGGTCCGCACAGCTGCTTAGGCTGGCAATTTGCCCAAATGGAAATGAAAATTATCCTCTCTAAGCTATTGCGCTACGACTGGAGTATATCTCCTGAACCAAGTGCCGTTTTCCCAGTACGTCAGCCTTCTAAGTTTCAAGATAGTCTTCAAGCACAAATAAATGGGTAATAGGTAACGGGTAATGGGTAATGGAAATAAATATTCTTACCAATTACCAACCTCAATATTAAATTTGTTTTACTCACTTGCTGAGCTTTGTTAATTAGACTTTTGAGGGTTTACTCCACGGCAATAGAAGCTATTTTAACCCCGATCTCTGACCTCTGACCCTGACCTCTGCTATGCAACTTAGTTTTGTCAGTCAACCACGTTACAGGCTGCAATTTGTCGGTAAACGCACTATTGATATCTTAGGCGCTGGTATTGGAATACTTCTGCTTAGCCCTCTGATGCTGGCGATCGCGCTTGTAATTTTTCTAGACTCTCCTGGTCCTGTCTTTTTTCGTCAAGAACGTTTAGGGCGCGGTGGTAAGCCTTTCTTAATTTGGAAATTCCGCACTATGGTAGTCAATGCCGAGCAACTTTTGCAAGACCTCGAACACTTGAACGAATCCGACGGCGGAATCCTCTTTAAAATGAAAGACGATCCCCGCGTTACACGCGTAGGTAAATTCTTGCGCCGCACAAGTTTAGACGAGCTACCACAGTTATTTAACATTATTCAAGGTCATATGAGTTTGGTGGGTCCGCGTCCTCTACAATTACGCGACTGCACTTTAGCGATCGCGGAGTATCAAAATGCTTTCACCAAACGTTTAGAACTCCTACCTGGTGTAACAGGCTTGTGGCAAATTAGCGGACGTAGCGAGGTGAGTTTTGACTATATGCTGCACCTAGATGCAATTTATCGCGATCGCTGGTCTTTATGGCTCGACCTTTGGATCATTTGGCAAACCTTGATTGTCGTCATGACAGGCAAAGGCGCTTACTAAATCAATACTAGTAGTTAGTTGCTAGTTGCTAAGTTCACGCAGGTGGATAGGGTTTATTGAGCCGCGATTTTTATTGCTAGGCTCCCAATTGTCAAAGTAACATCCAATTCATGCACGCAGTTCAAAATATCATAAGATAGACTCAGTAGATACATACGACGTGCAGTGCAGCCTGATTTAATAGGCTTAGAATTTACCAAGGGAGAATTGAAGCGATTAACTGGAGTCAATCCAGATAATGTATGGCGCCGCTCAATTCGGCAAAACCGAGAAAAACGCTTCAGTTTTTTATCAAACGAGTTTGTCAAAGTTTTTGTACCAACCGTTATTCTTGTTGGTCTACTTTATGCATTCGTCATTAGAACAATAGTCGGGACAACAATTGCAGGAGCGATCGCACTTTTTATTATTACATTCATTCTCATCGCCCTCGGACGTTGGATTTGGCAGCAAAGAATTTACCCGCAACCGCTCAAAAATCTCTTAAACAATGTCGATCGCTACCATCGCGTTTTACAAGAAATCGCTACGCTCGATGAAACCGCAGCGAGTACTGATGAAGTAGAACGCAATGCACTTTTACAAGCTTTACACCACTTGAGAGCCGACTTAGTTCAAGCTTTACAAATCGAAAGAAGCTTAAGGCAATCAAAACCAACCGACACGCCAATTGTACTCTCACCGCCAAAACTCACGCATATTCAAACTCAGGAGTACGCGCCAATTGTAAATACTCTGTTGCAAATTAGCAGCAGCGTGCAAGCAGAAGTGCGAAAATTACAAGCGCAGCTTCTGAATTAAAGATGGCAACTCAACCCAAAATTATTGTCCTCGATGATGACCCTACAGGTTCGCAAACGGTTCACAGTTGTCTCCTTTTGACACGCTGGGATGAAGAAACACTGCGACTAGGGTTAACCGATGAATCGCCGATATTCTTTGTGCTGACAAATACGCGATCGCTACCTCCCGATCGAGCCGCCAAGGTTACAAAAGAAGTCTGTCACAACCTCAAAGCTGCGATCGCCGCCACCGGAATTACCGATTTTCTCATCGTTAGTCGCTCTGATTCTACACTACGCGGACATTACCCCATCGAAACTGATGTCATTGCCGCAGAACTTGGTCCATTTGATGCACATTTTCTCGTACCAGCCTTTATAGAAGGCGGACGCATTACCCGCGATAGCATCCATTACTTAATTGTGGATGGTATTCCAATTCCCGTACACGAAACAGAATTTGCCCGCGATTCGGTTTTTAGTTACACCTACAGCTACTTACCCGACTACGTTGCCGAAAAAAACCAAGGACGCATCCGCGCAGAGCAAGTTGAGCGATTTTTATTAAACGACATTCGTCGCGGTACAGATGTTACAGGTAAACTTTCTACCCTCGAAAGACTACAAAACTTAACAGACAATCAATGCGTTGCAGTTGATGCTGAAACGCAAGACGATCTCAATCGCTTTGCGCAAGATGTTCTC includes:
- the devC gene encoding ABC transporter permease DevC, whose protein sequence is MNRKIPLAWLQLTREKTRLIVALAGIAFANILMFMQLGFREALFDGNVQFHQSLNGEIVVINPQSDALLSLKTFSQRRLYQILALEEVESVHPIYIGFTSWRNPQTRKLRSIQVIGFNPDASIVNLPGVQQNLDKIKQPDVFLFDQGSRQEFGTIAADFSQGKAIATEVGGRTIRIGGLFQLGTSFGADGNLITSDLNFFRLFNQDGRNLGLIDLGLVKLKPGTNTEVVLEKLRSSITQKDIRILSKQEFIDFEKSYWASSTAIGFIFTLGTIMAFVVGTVIVYQILYSEIADHLPEYATLKAIGYTHFYLLIVVFQQALILAALGYLPGFAFAMFQYNIVQKETLLPIAMTVSRALLVLFLTVVMCCVSGVIAIRKLRAADPADIFS
- a CDS encoding DevA family ABC transporter ATP-binding protein codes for the protein MQYPVLKIQSLNHYYGKGVLQKQTLFDINLEIGAGEFAIITGQSGSGKTTLLSLIGGLRSVQSGSIQFLGQELSGASQQKLAQLRRQIGYIFQAHNLLGFLTAQQNVQMAAQVNNISMQTARSRSQTILQAVGLGDRLNYYPENLSGGQKQRVAIARALVNQPKLVLADEPTASLDSKSGRAVVELMQHLAQEQSCTIVMVTHDNRILDVADRIIHMEDGRLSDNNRFTSDTHQLIHFDS
- a CDS encoding type ISP restriction/modification enzyme encodes the protein MNTVLIDHPRHRHLPSKPENKLYPALRKSAGHEVHSTRQGRLVADVQIRGILRIYSQKRNDEQLTPIIADYPVIGSNIVEAVRYVEPKQSDDKGLVWINKKQYFKNVPSQVWNYSVGNYQICQKWLKDREGCYLSSKDIRQYQRIITALNEMIELMAGIEAVFQPGSKKEQLFIAAHQ
- a CDS encoding methyltransferase → MVSSQHKTSDVTIPRPPVAQGVPPQVKILQMMNAYRLAQSISVAAKLGIADLLTQPQSITALAQATATHEQSLYRLLRVLASFDIFTEDANGLFHLTPRGALLQSNISNSLRDYAIVVGEKWHWRMWGGILHSIKTGEPAFDHLFGMEFQEYYQQNPEVAKNFDGAMVSALAMTDVAILANYDFTAFERVVDIGTGSQGDGKLIASILKNNPSQQGVYFDTPTRIEQVKRLIEVTELSDRTQLVTGDVFQSFPPDGDLYIIKNLIHDYDDDRAIAILKNCRQAIATHGKLLLIEMVIPPGNEPSLGKILDVEALLMSRGAIERTQEQYQQLLAAAGFQLTNIISSRSPMSIIESIPT
- a CDS encoding antibiotic biosynthesis monooxygenase is translated as MTTLTNNQTITTISQDADLVTLINVFIVEPENQQLLVDLLVKATEEVMCKLPGFISANIHKSLDGKRVTNYAQWRSVEDFRGIFNNPEAVSHMPAIGKIAQSDPTLYEICYIKKS
- a CDS encoding methyltransferase, which encodes MSQVNLKTKPKKPPIALIQAMMNITSSLQNFRAKMMPPQVAMVEMINAYQVSQAIHVAAKLGIADLLKDRAKNSSELAQLTGMHEPSLYRLLRSLASFGIFAEDEDGRFNLTPLAATLQTDTPNSVRAWAIMSGEKWHWDLWGNLIESVKTGKTAVEHTFGKPNIFEYFVQNPQAGNNFDEAMTNLASMNNSAIATGYDFSGISKLVDIGGGYGSHLSTILKAYPAIKGVLFDQPSVITGAKEFIEVNGLADRCELVAGDFFQSVPSGGDAYLLKTVIHDWDEPQAIAILKNCRRAMAEHSKLLLVEAVLPPGNTPYFGKLLDLEMLTTSGGRERTEAEYRTLFDAAGFKLTKVFATASPWKVIEGVGVS
- a CDS encoding methyltransferase; this translates as MTTTTNTAMPPDLPPQVAMMQMLGGLRVARLIYAAAELGIADLLADGSKSIDELAQATDTHAPSLYRLMRSLASVGIFSEYERCFSLTPLAEFLQSDTPDSVRAAVKFFGQDWHWNVWENLHYSVQTGKPAFEHLYKQGLFEYYQDPEVARVSSESKASISQRAAQSLLANYDFSSMHKVVDIGIYASASTIVALLQANPTLQGVLFDFPSAIAAATPAIESAQIGDRAQLVGGNCLDAVPSGGDAYILMFVVHNWDDDRAVQLLKNCREAMTADGKLLIVEMIMPPGNAPFVGKLIDLESLLTTPGGYERTEAQYRSLLEAAGFKVTRIIPTQTANSIIEAVRA
- a CDS encoding cytochrome P450 — translated: MVVQTKPASQFQSAEEMPGSFGKLFGGETKELFRDEELFYWEHFQRYGSIFKSRIFGKNFAFLIGPDANRLVLAEKADCLSARLGWIFLEPIFGKGLLLQDGAEHQATRRLMYPAMHGRSLANYFNTIQEIVDEFFADWTPGKTISLIEEFTNLSTTIAIRLILGTETDSEFTEAMQYFLAMLTGRRAKLKLDIPQTVYGRSQQARRNLQAFLRRKIAQRKQQGALQESRDFLGLLLAAVDENGNSLSESDIIDQLLMVLFAGHENPAVLLSWLMFELVAHPEWRDRLRNEYAQVVGNEPLNLSHLKQLSQTSYALKEVERLYPPVQNISRGVVKDIHYAGYCIPAGWYVDISPLLTHRLPEIYTDPDCFDPDRFAPPREEDKKHPFALVGFGSGPHSCLGWQFAQMEMKIILSKLLRYDWSISPEPSAVFPVRQPSKFQDSLQAQING
- a CDS encoding sugar transferase, whose product is MQLSFVSQPRYRLQFVGKRTIDILGAGIGILLLSPLMLAIALVIFLDSPGPVFFRQERLGRGGKPFLIWKFRTMVVNAEQLLQDLEHLNESDGGILFKMKDDPRVTRVGKFLRRTSLDELPQLFNIIQGHMSLVGPRPLQLRDCTLAIAEYQNAFTKRLELLPGVTGLWQISGRSEVSFDYMLHLDAIYRDRWSLWLDLWIIWQTLIVVMTGKGAY
- a CDS encoding four-carbon acid sugar kinase family protein; the encoded protein is MATQPKIIVLDDDPTGSQTVHSCLLLTRWDEETLRLGLTDESPIFFVLTNTRSLPPDRAAKVTKEVCHNLKAAIAATGITDFLIVSRSDSTLRGHYPIETDVIAAELGPFDAHFLVPAFIEGGRITRDSIHYLIVDGIPIPVHETEFARDSVFSYTYSYLPDYVAEKNQGRIRAEQVERFLLNDIRRGTDVTGKLSTLERLQNLTDNQCVAVDAETQDDLNRFAQDVLTAASQGKRFLFRSAASLLTALAQLPPQPVPPEEMSQYVREGKLGVVLVGSHVKKTTEQLENLLQEPDVVGIEVDVAQLLDDSLEQPHQLLTTTLEKVYAARENGKTPVVYTSRQELVFADVQTRLQFGISVSSLLMDIVRGLPRDIGFLISKGGITSNDVLSTGLALTTARLLGQILAGCSIVRTPSDHPQFPNLPVVLFPGNVGDANALTTIYRRLKN